From the Dunckerocampus dactyliophorus isolate RoL2022-P2 chromosome 12, RoL_Ddac_1.1, whole genome shotgun sequence genome, one window contains:
- the kpna4 gene encoding importin subunit alpha-3 encodes MADEKLDNQRLKNFKNKGRDLETMRRQRTEVVVELRKNKRDEHLLKRRNVPHEDICEDSDVDGDFRSQNTSLEAIVQNATSDNQGVQLSAVQAARKLLSSDRNPPIDDLIKSGILPILVHCLDRDDNPSLQFEAAWALTNIASGTSEQTQAVVQSNAVPLFLRLLHSPHQNVCEQAVWALGNIIGDGPQCRDYVISLGVVKPLLSFISPSIPITFLRNVTWVMVNLCRHKDPPPPMETIQEILPALCVLIHHTDVSILVDTVWALSYLTDAGNEQIQMVIDSGIVPLLVPLLSHQEVKVQTAALRAVGNIVTGTDEQTQVVLNCEALNHFPALLSHPKEKINKEAVWFLSNITAGNQQQVQAVIDAKLVPKIIHLLDKGDFGTQKEAAWAISNLTISGRKDQVAHLIEKQVIPPFCNLLTVKDAQVVQVVLDGLSNILKMADDEAETIANLIEECGGLEKVEQLQNHENGDIYKLAYQIIDQFFSSDDIDEDNSLVPEAIQGGTYGFNSANVPAEGFQF; translated from the exons ACTATGAGAAGACAGAGGACGGAGGTCGTGGTGGAGCTCCGAAAG AACAAAAGAGACGAACACCTCTTGAAGAGAAGAAACGTGCCTCATGAAGACATTTGTGAGGACTCCGACGTCGATGGAGACTTCCGATCG CAAAACACCTCCCTTGAAGCAATAGTGCAA AACGCCACCAGTGATAACCAGGGTGTCCAGCTGAGTGCTGTTCAGGCTGCCag GAAATTACTGTCCAGTGACCGCAACCCACCCATAGATGACCTGATTAAGTCTGGGATCCTTCCTATTCTGGTCCACTGTCTGGACAGAGATGACAA CCCTTCTCTTCAGTTTGAGGCGGCCTGGGCTCTAACCAACATTGCGTCTGGTACCTCAGAGCAGACTCAAGCTGTGGTGCAGTCCA ATGCGGTGCCACTGTTCCTGAGGTTGCTTCACTCCCCTCATCAAAATGTGTGTGAGCAGGCGGTCTGGGCTTTGGGCAACATCATTG GCGATGGGCCGCAATGCAGGGACTACGTGATCAGCCTAGGTGTCGTCAAGCCACTGCTGTCATTCATCAGTCCCTCCATCCCCATCACCTTCCTCCGCAATGTCACCTGGGTTATGGTCAATCTGTGCCGTCATAAAGACCCTCCACCGCCTATGGAGACCATCCAAGAG ATCTTGCCAGCCCTCTGTGTGCTGATCCACCACACTGACGTCAGT ATTTTGGTGGACACCGTGTGGGCTCTGTCCTATCTGACAGATGCTGGTAATGAGCAGATCCAAATGGTTATTGACTCCGGCATCGTTCCCCTTTTGGTACCACTGCTCAGCCACCAAGAGGTCAAAGTCCAG ACTGCTGCCCTGAGGGCTGTGGGCAACATAGTGACTGGCACAGATGAACAGACACAGGTTGTGCTCAACTGTGAGGCTCTCAACCACTTCCCTGCCCTCTTGTCACACCCGAAAGAGAAAATCAACAAG gagGCGGTTTGGTTCCTGTCAAACATCACAGCAGGAAATCAGCAACAGGTTCAGGCTGTTATTGACGCTAAGCTCGTTCCCAAGATTATTCACCTTCTCGACAAG GGTGACTTTGGAACCCAGAAGGAAGCAGCTTGGGCCATCAGCAACCTCACAATAAGTGGGAGAAAAGATCAG GTGGCGCATCTGATTGAGAAGCAGGTGATCCCACCATTCTGCAACCTGCTTACGGTGAAGGATGCCCAAGTTGTGCAGGTGGTGTTGGACGGTCTTAGCAATATCCTGAAGATGGCCGACGACGAGGCTGAAACTATTGCTAATCTCATTGAAGAGTGTGGAG GTTTGGAGAAAGTGGAGCAGCTGCAGAATCATGAAAATGGAGACATCTACAAGCTAGCATATCAAATTATTGATCAGTTTTTCTCATCTGATGAT ATTGATGAAGACAACAGCCTGGTCCCCGAAGCCATCCAGGGTGGAACTTACGGCTTTAACTCTGCCAACGTGCCAGCCGAGGGATTCCAGTTCTAG
- the trim59 gene encoding tripartite motif-containing protein 59 — translation MDTLEEDLTCSVCYSLFSDPRVLPCSHTFCKGCLDNVLQASLNYSIWRPLHQLKCPICRSVVELSLTSVDTLPTNVPLQAIIEKYQRESEPRRPLCPEHFRQPLNMYCVQDRQLICGLCLTVGRHQGHIIDDLQAAFNREKQTPSLLLARLSEKRWTTMCELGEQLEQEKARCESLLKNDQQEVKRFFHNVDAVLAKKRQVYLEVLDKASVEVSRAYDPLIHRVKELQEEHLDLVSLASSVEEEDSPLVFLEKVHLFRERVDKFTNASLPSVLNLSVTPRAAEYLQQYWPVVTLGGLDEAPVPKVCCCTRCGSVPAEAHKTPSVGSVHDSRFKPITVLLLLLLVLVASLGVSQFHSGLCSEFLPYFWAWLESTYMGMEAFVQRWCCHFSSMGEMFLQQMTTFLTNLTSPLDLSVLFTS, via the exons ATGGACACCCTTGAGGAGGACCTGACGTGTTCCGTGTGTTACTCCCTATTTTCCGACCCGCGTGTCCTCCCGTGCTCGCACACCTTCTGCAAGGGCTGCCTGGACAATGTGCTCCAGGCGTCGCTCAACTACTCAATCTGGCGCCCGCTCCACCAGCTGAAATGCCCGATCTGTCGCAGTGTGGTAGAGCTGTCCCTGACGAGCGTGGACACCCTTCCCACCAACGTGCCTCTGCAGGCCATCATTGAGAAA TACCAGAGGGAGAGCGAGCCCAGACGACCCTTGTGTCCGGAGCACTTCAGGCAGCCCCTCAACATGTACTGCGTGCAGGACCGCCAGCTCATCTGTGGCTTGTGTCTGACCGTGGGTCGGCACCAGGGCCACATCATCGATGACCTGCAGGCGGCATTCAACAGAGAGAAGCAGACGCCCTCCCTCCTGCTGGCCCGACTCTCTGAGAAGAGATGGACAACG atgtGTGAGCTTGGAGAGCAGCTGGAGCAGGAAAAAGCTCGTTGCGAAAGTCTGTTGAAGAATGACCAACAGGAAGTCAAGCGGTTCTTTCACAACGTGGATGCGGTGCTGGCCAAGAAGAGACAGGTCTACCTAGAGGTTCTGGATAAAGCCTCTGTTGAGGTGTCCCGGGCCTACGACCCTCTGATCCACAGGGTCAAGGAGCTGCAG GAGGAACATCTGGACCTCGTGTCCTTGGCATCGTCCGTAGAGGAGGAGGATTCGCCACTGGTCTTCCTGGAGAAGGTGCATTTGTTCAGAGAGCGAGTGGACAAGTTCACCAATGCCAGCCTGCCCTCCGTCCTAAACCTCTCGGTCACGCCTCGAGCGGCCGAGTACCTGCAGCAGTACTGGCCCGTGGTCACTCTGGGTGGTCTGGATGAGGCGCCCGTCCCCAAGGTGTGCTGCTgcacacgatgtggcagcgtgCCTGCTGAGGCTCACAAGACACCGTCTGTAGGCTCGGTGCACGATTCACGGTTTAAACCCATAAccgttttgttgttgttgcttcttGTCCTGGTGGCATCACTCGGTGTCTCTCAGTTCCACTCGGGCTTGTGCAGTGAGTTCCTCCCGTACTTCTGGGCCTGGTTGGAATCAACTTACATGGGGATGGAGGCCTTTGTGCAAAGATGGTGCTGTCATTTTTCCTCTATGGGAGAAATGTTCCTGCAGCAGATGACCACCTTCCTCACAAATCTGACATCACCTTTGGACCTCAGTGTCTTATTTACAAGTTGA
- the smc4 gene encoding structural maintenance of chromosomes protein 4 isoform X2: MTNEPGAPRLMITHLVNRNFKSYAGQQILGPFHKRFSCIIGPNGSGKSNVIDSMLFVFGYRAQKIRSKKLSVLIHSSDQHKDVQSCTVEVHFQKIIDKEGDDYEVIPNSKFYVSRTANKDNSSAYYINGKKATFKEVGALLRSHGIDLDHNRFLILQGEVEQIAMMKPKGQTEHDEGMLEYLEDIIGSCRLKEPIQTLARRIELLNEQRGEKLNRVKLVEKEKNALEGEKNKAVEFLTLENDIFKRKSNLCQYYLHDLQKRVVDKEQEKQKILENTKELTEKNSKLSEEMEKMNQELKNVEKKQNKLNKYIESQKEKFTQLDLQDVEVREKIKHSKSKNKKLQKQLEKDKEKLEEVRGVPAKSEKAISEATARKEELEKQKGKEEEKLKEVIESLKEETSGLQQDKETKEKELMQLSMAVNETRSRKDLAQSELDIYLSRHNTAVTQLNSAKQTLQTTSDTLRERRAAIKELEVNIPERAKELKKDEEELEQLMKMEHETRQTVREMRQKVDEAKSSLSSKRSRGKVLDALMQQMRSGKIPGILGRLGDLGAIDEKYDVAISSSCGALDHIVVDTIDTAQKCVIFLKEQNIGMATFIGLDKMKVWEKNMGPIRTPEDSPRLFDMVRVKDEIVRPAFYFALRDTLVAQDMEQATRMAFQRDKRWRVVTLKGQIIEMAGTMTGGGRVIKGRMGSSLNTEVSQEELDCMESKLNNKVSKLQGCQERKMHLEENVQRLRSQLRDMKNTLEKYANSMTSLADQESRLKVQMKELEANVLAAAPDKTKQKQMEKSLEAFKKDFEAASSKASKVENEVKRLHNLIVDINSHKLKAQQDKLDNINKALDECSSTITKAQVAIKTADRNLKKCEESVTRVQGELEDIEKSLVEFTGHLKKLEDDAGEIMKACQEAEAELPEVQEQYQAVVKEIKVLQQQEHALQEESLSVRLRVEQIEVAIVEHKNKIKHWQKEASKLSLHAIEGKPEEELPVLTAEQLNGISDPNIIINKMITLETQCAQMKPNLGAIAEYKKKEELYLQRVAQLNDITTERDKFKHGYEDLRKQRLNEFLTGFNMITNKLKENYQMLTLGGDAELELVDSLDPFSEGIMFSVRPPKKSWKKIFNLSGGEKTLSSLALVFALHHYKPTPLYFMDEIDAALDFKNVSIVACYIYEQTKNAQFIIISLRNNMFEIADRLIGIYKTHNTTKSVGINPKTIVFREHDACTA; encoded by the exons ATGACCAATGAACCCGGGGCTCCTCGCCTCATGATAACACATTTAGTCAACCGCAACTTTAAGTCCTATGCAGGACAACAGATTCTGGGGCCCTTTCACAAG CGCTTCTCCTGCATCATTGGCCCAAATGGAAGTGGCAAGTCCAATGTGATAGACTCCATGCTATTTGTGTTTGGATACAGAGCTCAAAAGATCCGATCCAAAAAGTTGTCAGTCCTCAttcacagctccgatcagcacAAAGATGTGCAAAGCTGTACTGTGGAGGTGCATTTTCAAAAGATTATTGATAAG GAAGGAGATGACTACGAAGTCATCCCCAACAGCAAGTTCTATGTTTCCAGGACCGCCAACAAAGACAATTCCTCAGCCTACTATATCAATGGCAAAAAAGCCACATTCAAAGAAGTGGGGGCTTTGCTTCGAAGCCATGGCATTGACTTAGATCACAACAGATTTCTCATCCTACAG GGTGAGGTGGAGCAAATTGCCATGATGAAACCCAAAGGTCAGACGGAGCATGACGAGGGAATGCTAGAGTACCTGGAGGATATTATTGGCTCTTGTCGCCTTAAGGAGCCCATCCAAACCCTAGCTCGGAGAATTGAGCTGCTTAATGAACAAAGAGGCGAGAAG CTCAACCGTGTCAAGCttgtggaaaaggaaaagaATGCTTTAGAGGGAGAAAAGAACAAAGCTGTAGAGTTTCTCACTCTGGAAAATGACATCTTCAAACGCAAGAGTAATCTCTGCCAATATTACCT TCATGACCTGCAAAAGCGTGTGGTAGATAAAGAACAGGAAAAGCAGAAGATCTTGGAGAACACCAAGGAACTCACTGAGAAAAATTCAAAGCTATCagaagagatggagaaaatgAATCAGGAGCTCAAAAATGTGGAGAA GAAACAAAATAAGCTCAACAAGTACATTGAGAGCCAGAAGGAGAAGTTCACCCAGCTGGACCTGCAGGACGTTGAGGTGCGTGAGAAGATTAAACACTCAAAGAGCAAGAACAAGAAGTTGCAGAAGCAGCtggagaaggacaaagaaaag CTGGAAGAGGTGCGTGGTGTACCCGCCAAAAGTGAAAAGGCCATCTCTGAGGCAACAGCTCGcaaggaagagctggagaaGCAGAAGGGCAAAGAGGAGGAAAAACTCAAGGAGGTGATCGAGAGTCTGAAGGAAGAGACCAGTGGCTTGCAGCAGGACAAGGAG ACCAAAGAGAAAGAGCTGATGCAGCTCAGCATGGCCGTCAACGAGACGCGCTCACGTAAGGACCTGGCCCAGTCGGAGCTTGACATCTACCTGAGCCGACACAACACTGCAGTGACGCAGCTCAACTCAGCCAAACAGACACTCCAAACAACATCGGACACACTGCGGGAGCGCcgtgctgctattaaagaactGGAAGTCAACATACCTGAGAGAGCGAAAGAGTTAAAGAAG GACGAGGAAGAGCTGGAGCAGCTGATGAAGATGGAACATGAGACCCGGCAGACTGTGAGGGAAATGAGGCAAAAGGTGGATGAAGCCAAGAGCTCTCTGTCATCTAAGCGCAGTCGAGGAAAGGTCCTGGATGCACTCATGCAGCAGATGAGGAGTGGCAAAATTCCTGGTATCCTCGGAAGACTG GGAGACCTCGGCGCCATAGATGAAAAGTACGACGTGGCCATTTCGTCCAGCTGCGGTGCTCTGGACCACATTGTGGTGGACACCATCGACACGGCTCAGAAATGTGTTATATTTCTCAAAGAGCAGAACATCGGCATGGCGACTTTTATTGGTCTTGACAAG ATGAAGGTGTGGGAGAAGAACATGGGTCCAATCCGCACCCCTGAGGACAGCCCTCGTCTCTTTGACATGGTGAGAGTCAAAGACGAGATTGTGCGTCCAGCTTTCTACTTTGCCCTGAGGGACACCCTGGTGGCCCAAGACATGGAGCAGGCAACAAGGATGGCCTTCCAGAGAGACAAGCGTTGGAGAGTGGTCACCCTCAAGGGCCAGATCATTGAAATGGCCG GAACCATGACTGGAGGAGGAAGAGTAATAAAGGGCCGGATGGGCTCTTCTCTTAACACGGAGGTCTCCCAGGAGGAG CTTGACTGCATGGAGAGCAAGCTGAACAATAAGGTGTCAAAGCTGCAGGGGTGCCAAGAGAGGAAGATGCACCTTGAGGAGAACGTCCAGCGCCTGCGCTCCCAACTCCGTGACATGAAGAACACGCTGGAGAAATACGCCAACAGCATGACC AGTCTGGCTGACCAGGAGAGCCGCTTAAAGGTCCAGATGAAGGAACTGGAGGCCAATGTGCTGGCTGCTGCCCCAGACAAGACCAAACAGAAACAGATGGAGAAAAGCCTTGAGGCCTTCAAGAAAG ACTTTGAAGCAGCTTCAAGCAAAGCTTCTAAGGTGGAAAACGAGGTGAAGAGGCTCCACAATCTGATTGTGGATATTAACAGCCACAAGTTAAAGGCTCAGCAGGATAAGCTGGACAACATCAACAAAGCTCTGGATGAATGCTCGTCCACCATCACCAAGGCTCAAGTCGCCATCAAGACTGCAGACCG caACCTCAAGAAGTGTGAAGAGAGTGTGACTCGCGTGCAGGGTGAGCTGGAAGACATTGAGAAATCTTTGGTGGAGTTCACAGGACACCTGAAGAAACTGGAGGATGATGCGGGAGAAATCATGAAAGCCTGTCAAGAGGCTGAG GCAGAACTTCCTGAGGTGCAGGAGCAGTACCAGGCGGTGGTGAAGGAGATCAAGGTTCTACAGCAGCAAGAACACGCCCTGCAGGAGGAGTCGCTGAGCGTACGACTGCGCGTGGAGCAGATAGAGGTCGCCATCGTTGAACACAAAAACAAGATCAAACACTGGCAGAAAGAG GCCAGCAAGCTGTCCCTTCATGCCATCGAGGGCAAACCAGAGGAAGAACTTCCTGTTCTTACGGCCGAACAACTGAATGGTATCTCAGACCCCAACATCATTATCAACAAGATGATCACGTTGGAGACGCAGTGCGCACAGATGAAGCCCAACCTTGGCGCCATTGCAGAGTACAAGAAGAAG GAGGAGCTGTACCTTCAGCGCGTGGCCCAGCTAAACGACATCACCACAGAGCGTGACAAGTTCAAACACGGCTACGAGGACCTCCGCAAACAACGCCTCAATGAATTCTTGACCGGATTCAATATGATTACCAACAAGTTGAAGGAGAACTACCAAATGCTCACACTGGGGGGCGATGCAGAGCTGGAGCTGGTGGACAGCTTGGACCCGTTCTCGGAGGGCATCATGTTCAG tgtacGTCCTCCAAAGAAGAGCTGGAAGAAGATTTTTAACCTTTCTGGGGGAGAGAAGACTCTCAGCTCGCTGGCGCTGGTGTTCGCACTGCACCACTACAAGCCCACACCGCTCTACTTCATGGACGAGATTGACGCTGCTCTCGATTTCAAGAACGTCTCTATCGTGGCCTGTTACATTTAT GAGCAAACCAAGAACGCTCAGTTCATCATCATCTCACTGAGGAACAACATGTTTGAGATCGCCGATCGCCTCATCGGCATCTACAAAACTCACAACACCACCAAGAGTGTGGGGATCAACCCCAAGACCATCGTGTTCCGAGAGCACGACGCCTGCACCGCTTAG
- the smc4 gene encoding structural maintenance of chromosomes protein 4 isoform X1, giving the protein MPSKSAKCSTAAPKSGGGKGSQPRDDFDDELDVPPRGSNGQEEEAPAAPSTTDPSLGEAAEAVDGRTLEEILGSIPPPPPPAMTNEPGAPRLMITHLVNRNFKSYAGQQILGPFHKRFSCIIGPNGSGKSNVIDSMLFVFGYRAQKIRSKKLSVLIHSSDQHKDVQSCTVEVHFQKIIDKEGDDYEVIPNSKFYVSRTANKDNSSAYYINGKKATFKEVGALLRSHGIDLDHNRFLILQGEVEQIAMMKPKGQTEHDEGMLEYLEDIIGSCRLKEPIQTLARRIELLNEQRGEKLNRVKLVEKEKNALEGEKNKAVEFLTLENDIFKRKSNLCQYYLHDLQKRVVDKEQEKQKILENTKELTEKNSKLSEEMEKMNQELKNVEKKQNKLNKYIESQKEKFTQLDLQDVEVREKIKHSKSKNKKLQKQLEKDKEKLEEVRGVPAKSEKAISEATARKEELEKQKGKEEEKLKEVIESLKEETSGLQQDKETKEKELMQLSMAVNETRSRKDLAQSELDIYLSRHNTAVTQLNSAKQTLQTTSDTLRERRAAIKELEVNIPERAKELKKDEEELEQLMKMEHETRQTVREMRQKVDEAKSSLSSKRSRGKVLDALMQQMRSGKIPGILGRLGDLGAIDEKYDVAISSSCGALDHIVVDTIDTAQKCVIFLKEQNIGMATFIGLDKMKVWEKNMGPIRTPEDSPRLFDMVRVKDEIVRPAFYFALRDTLVAQDMEQATRMAFQRDKRWRVVTLKGQIIEMAGTMTGGGRVIKGRMGSSLNTEVSQEELDCMESKLNNKVSKLQGCQERKMHLEENVQRLRSQLRDMKNTLEKYANSMTSLADQESRLKVQMKELEANVLAAAPDKTKQKQMEKSLEAFKKDFEAASSKASKVENEVKRLHNLIVDINSHKLKAQQDKLDNINKALDECSSTITKAQVAIKTADRNLKKCEESVTRVQGELEDIEKSLVEFTGHLKKLEDDAGEIMKACQEAEAELPEVQEQYQAVVKEIKVLQQQEHALQEESLSVRLRVEQIEVAIVEHKNKIKHWQKEASKLSLHAIEGKPEEELPVLTAEQLNGISDPNIIINKMITLETQCAQMKPNLGAIAEYKKKEELYLQRVAQLNDITTERDKFKHGYEDLRKQRLNEFLTGFNMITNKLKENYQMLTLGGDAELELVDSLDPFSEGIMFSVRPPKKSWKKIFNLSGGEKTLSSLALVFALHHYKPTPLYFMDEIDAALDFKNVSIVACYIYEQTKNAQFIIISLRNNMFEIADRLIGIYKTHNTTKSVGINPKTIVFREHDACTA; this is encoded by the exons ATGCCATCTAAAAGTGCAAAGTGCTCCACCGCCGCCCCCAAGTCAGGAGGAGGAAAAGGGTCGCAGCCTCGGGATGACTTCGATGACGAGTTGGATGTACCCCCTCGAGGAAGCAATGGTCAAGAGGAGGAGGCACCAGCAGCACCATCGACAACTG ATCCGTCTCTCGGGGAGGCTGCCGAGGCGGTTgatggccgcactttggaggaGATTCTCGGTAGCATCcctccacccccgcccccaGCAATGACCAATGAACCCGGGGCTCCTCGCCTCATGATAACACATTTAGTCAACCGCAACTTTAAGTCCTATGCAGGACAACAGATTCTGGGGCCCTTTCACAAG CGCTTCTCCTGCATCATTGGCCCAAATGGAAGTGGCAAGTCCAATGTGATAGACTCCATGCTATTTGTGTTTGGATACAGAGCTCAAAAGATCCGATCCAAAAAGTTGTCAGTCCTCAttcacagctccgatcagcacAAAGATGTGCAAAGCTGTACTGTGGAGGTGCATTTTCAAAAGATTATTGATAAG GAAGGAGATGACTACGAAGTCATCCCCAACAGCAAGTTCTATGTTTCCAGGACCGCCAACAAAGACAATTCCTCAGCCTACTATATCAATGGCAAAAAAGCCACATTCAAAGAAGTGGGGGCTTTGCTTCGAAGCCATGGCATTGACTTAGATCACAACAGATTTCTCATCCTACAG GGTGAGGTGGAGCAAATTGCCATGATGAAACCCAAAGGTCAGACGGAGCATGACGAGGGAATGCTAGAGTACCTGGAGGATATTATTGGCTCTTGTCGCCTTAAGGAGCCCATCCAAACCCTAGCTCGGAGAATTGAGCTGCTTAATGAACAAAGAGGCGAGAAG CTCAACCGTGTCAAGCttgtggaaaaggaaaagaATGCTTTAGAGGGAGAAAAGAACAAAGCTGTAGAGTTTCTCACTCTGGAAAATGACATCTTCAAACGCAAGAGTAATCTCTGCCAATATTACCT TCATGACCTGCAAAAGCGTGTGGTAGATAAAGAACAGGAAAAGCAGAAGATCTTGGAGAACACCAAGGAACTCACTGAGAAAAATTCAAAGCTATCagaagagatggagaaaatgAATCAGGAGCTCAAAAATGTGGAGAA GAAACAAAATAAGCTCAACAAGTACATTGAGAGCCAGAAGGAGAAGTTCACCCAGCTGGACCTGCAGGACGTTGAGGTGCGTGAGAAGATTAAACACTCAAAGAGCAAGAACAAGAAGTTGCAGAAGCAGCtggagaaggacaaagaaaag CTGGAAGAGGTGCGTGGTGTACCCGCCAAAAGTGAAAAGGCCATCTCTGAGGCAACAGCTCGcaaggaagagctggagaaGCAGAAGGGCAAAGAGGAGGAAAAACTCAAGGAGGTGATCGAGAGTCTGAAGGAAGAGACCAGTGGCTTGCAGCAGGACAAGGAG ACCAAAGAGAAAGAGCTGATGCAGCTCAGCATGGCCGTCAACGAGACGCGCTCACGTAAGGACCTGGCCCAGTCGGAGCTTGACATCTACCTGAGCCGACACAACACTGCAGTGACGCAGCTCAACTCAGCCAAACAGACACTCCAAACAACATCGGACACACTGCGGGAGCGCcgtgctgctattaaagaactGGAAGTCAACATACCTGAGAGAGCGAAAGAGTTAAAGAAG GACGAGGAAGAGCTGGAGCAGCTGATGAAGATGGAACATGAGACCCGGCAGACTGTGAGGGAAATGAGGCAAAAGGTGGATGAAGCCAAGAGCTCTCTGTCATCTAAGCGCAGTCGAGGAAAGGTCCTGGATGCACTCATGCAGCAGATGAGGAGTGGCAAAATTCCTGGTATCCTCGGAAGACTG GGAGACCTCGGCGCCATAGATGAAAAGTACGACGTGGCCATTTCGTCCAGCTGCGGTGCTCTGGACCACATTGTGGTGGACACCATCGACACGGCTCAGAAATGTGTTATATTTCTCAAAGAGCAGAACATCGGCATGGCGACTTTTATTGGTCTTGACAAG ATGAAGGTGTGGGAGAAGAACATGGGTCCAATCCGCACCCCTGAGGACAGCCCTCGTCTCTTTGACATGGTGAGAGTCAAAGACGAGATTGTGCGTCCAGCTTTCTACTTTGCCCTGAGGGACACCCTGGTGGCCCAAGACATGGAGCAGGCAACAAGGATGGCCTTCCAGAGAGACAAGCGTTGGAGAGTGGTCACCCTCAAGGGCCAGATCATTGAAATGGCCG GAACCATGACTGGAGGAGGAAGAGTAATAAAGGGCCGGATGGGCTCTTCTCTTAACACGGAGGTCTCCCAGGAGGAG CTTGACTGCATGGAGAGCAAGCTGAACAATAAGGTGTCAAAGCTGCAGGGGTGCCAAGAGAGGAAGATGCACCTTGAGGAGAACGTCCAGCGCCTGCGCTCCCAACTCCGTGACATGAAGAACACGCTGGAGAAATACGCCAACAGCATGACC AGTCTGGCTGACCAGGAGAGCCGCTTAAAGGTCCAGATGAAGGAACTGGAGGCCAATGTGCTGGCTGCTGCCCCAGACAAGACCAAACAGAAACAGATGGAGAAAAGCCTTGAGGCCTTCAAGAAAG ACTTTGAAGCAGCTTCAAGCAAAGCTTCTAAGGTGGAAAACGAGGTGAAGAGGCTCCACAATCTGATTGTGGATATTAACAGCCACAAGTTAAAGGCTCAGCAGGATAAGCTGGACAACATCAACAAAGCTCTGGATGAATGCTCGTCCACCATCACCAAGGCTCAAGTCGCCATCAAGACTGCAGACCG caACCTCAAGAAGTGTGAAGAGAGTGTGACTCGCGTGCAGGGTGAGCTGGAAGACATTGAGAAATCTTTGGTGGAGTTCACAGGACACCTGAAGAAACTGGAGGATGATGCGGGAGAAATCATGAAAGCCTGTCAAGAGGCTGAG GCAGAACTTCCTGAGGTGCAGGAGCAGTACCAGGCGGTGGTGAAGGAGATCAAGGTTCTACAGCAGCAAGAACACGCCCTGCAGGAGGAGTCGCTGAGCGTACGACTGCGCGTGGAGCAGATAGAGGTCGCCATCGTTGAACACAAAAACAAGATCAAACACTGGCAGAAAGAG GCCAGCAAGCTGTCCCTTCATGCCATCGAGGGCAAACCAGAGGAAGAACTTCCTGTTCTTACGGCCGAACAACTGAATGGTATCTCAGACCCCAACATCATTATCAACAAGATGATCACGTTGGAGACGCAGTGCGCACAGATGAAGCCCAACCTTGGCGCCATTGCAGAGTACAAGAAGAAG GAGGAGCTGTACCTTCAGCGCGTGGCCCAGCTAAACGACATCACCACAGAGCGTGACAAGTTCAAACACGGCTACGAGGACCTCCGCAAACAACGCCTCAATGAATTCTTGACCGGATTCAATATGATTACCAACAAGTTGAAGGAGAACTACCAAATGCTCACACTGGGGGGCGATGCAGAGCTGGAGCTGGTGGACAGCTTGGACCCGTTCTCGGAGGGCATCATGTTCAG tgtacGTCCTCCAAAGAAGAGCTGGAAGAAGATTTTTAACCTTTCTGGGGGAGAGAAGACTCTCAGCTCGCTGGCGCTGGTGTTCGCACTGCACCACTACAAGCCCACACCGCTCTACTTCATGGACGAGATTGACGCTGCTCTCGATTTCAAGAACGTCTCTATCGTGGCCTGTTACATTTAT GAGCAAACCAAGAACGCTCAGTTCATCATCATCTCACTGAGGAACAACATGTTTGAGATCGCCGATCGCCTCATCGGCATCTACAAAACTCACAACACCACCAAGAGTGTGGGGATCAACCCCAAGACCATCGTGTTCCGAGAGCACGACGCCTGCACCGCTTAG